A portion of the Bacteroides faecium genome contains these proteins:
- a CDS encoding DUF3244 domain-containing protein, producing the protein MKKELLIFVLCSMLFTQLPGFANSGIDTYSTRQTVIIRGSEQHSAQRNLFPAQVFLMGHLLTAESLDFESDFKITITNMSTGEVVYEQTYNASTKYTTIDLGTEETGEYKIELSSANWQLYGDFSL; encoded by the coding sequence ATGAAAAAAGAACTACTTATTTTCGTACTATGCAGCATGCTATTTACACAATTACCGGGTTTTGCCAATAGTGGGATTGATACTTATTCAACACGCCAAACTGTTATAATACGTGGCTCAGAACAACATTCTGCACAACGTAACCTATTTCCGGCACAAGTATTTCTCATGGGTCATTTATTAACGGCCGAGTCATTAGACTTCGAATCCGATTTTAAAATAACCATAACGAATATGTCAACAGGTGAAGTAGTGTATGAGCAAACTTATAATGCTAGTACTAAGTACACAACTATTGATTTAGGTACAGAAGAAACGGGAGAATACAAAATAGAATTGTCGTCAGCAAACTGGCAATTATATGGAGATTTTAGTTTATGA